A window of Verrucomicrobiota bacterium contains these coding sequences:
- a CDS encoding branched-chain amino acid ABC transporter permease — protein MSRARLSLGAFLLFLLAVSLTTEGVLAGTFAYYYDVLITIGINVILAVSLNLVNGYTGQFSLGHAGFMAVGAYTAASWSNHLDPVIAGALSGIGGPVATNLCLVISMLLGGLLAALAGLLVGIPSLRLRGDYLAIVTLGFGEIIRTAILNTDFLGAARGLSVRGNYTNLFWTYGLAGICVYTVLSLVNSTYGRGFLTVRDDEVAAEAMGINTTRYKVAAFVVAAFFAGIAGALYAHFKAFITPEGFNFFRSVDVVVMVILGGMGSTLGVILAAALLTILPEILRALAHTSFMPPAFQGLLENRLIVYSLLLIVLMLTRPEGLFGDPSAVRRRLIRTRPK, from the coding sequence ATGAGCCGGGCGCGCCTGAGCTTGGGGGCTTTTCTCCTTTTTCTGCTGGCCGTATCTCTGACCACCGAAGGCGTTCTCGCCGGAACGTTTGCCTACTACTATGACGTCCTGATTACGATCGGCATCAACGTGATCCTCGCCGTCAGCCTCAACCTGGTCAACGGTTACACCGGCCAGTTTTCTCTTGGACACGCCGGTTTTATGGCGGTGGGCGCCTATACGGCCGCCAGTTGGTCGAACCACCTGGATCCCGTGATTGCCGGGGCGCTGAGCGGGATCGGTGGCCCGGTCGCCACGAACCTTTGTCTGGTCATTTCGATGCTGCTGGGCGGGTTGCTGGCTGCCCTGGCCGGCTTGCTCGTCGGCATTCCTTCCCTGCGGCTGCGGGGCGATTACCTGGCCATCGTGACCCTGGGGTTCGGTGAAATTATCCGCACGGCCATCCTTAATACCGATTTTCTCGGCGCCGCGCGCGGCCTGAGCGTCCGGGGCAATTACACGAACCTCTTTTGGACGTACGGTCTGGCCGGCATCTGCGTCTACACCGTTCTGAGCCTGGTCAACTCCACCTACGGGCGCGGATTTTTAACCGTCCGCGATGACGAGGTCGCGGCCGAGGCCATGGGGATCAACACGACCCGCTATAAGGTGGCGGCTTTTGTCGTCGCAGCATTTTTCGCCGGCATCGCCGGCGCGTTGTACGCCCATTTCAAAGCGTTCATCACGCCTGAAGGCTTCAATTTCTTCCGGTCGGTGGACGTGGTGGTCATGGTCATCCTGGGCGGCATGGGCAGCACCCTCGGGGTAATCCTGGCAGCCGCCCTGCTCACCATCCTGCCCGAAATTCTGCGGGCCCTGGCGCACACGAGCTTTATGCCGCCGGCGTTCCAGGGCCTCCTGGAAAACCGGCTTATCGTTTACTCATTGCTGCTGATAGTCCTCATGCTCACCCGGCCCGAAGGACTCTTCGGCGATCCGAGCGCCGTGCGCCGGCGCCTCATCCGCACCCGGCCGAAATGA